The following proteins are co-located in the Fluviicola sp. genome:
- a CDS encoding sodium:solute symporter, translating into MSAIDWIVLIITLLAVIGYGLYKSKSEKTLDGYFKSSNSMSWILILLSIMGTQASAITFLSAPGQAYTDGMRFVQYYFGLPLAMVVLCITFIPIYHKLKVFTAYEYLEQRFDLKTRSLASILFLVQRALSTGISIYAPSIILASLLGWNIYYTNLVMGGFLIIYTVTGGTKAVTYTQMQQLIVVFIGMFLAGYLVVQMLPKNVSFSDALHVAGKMGKLNVIETKIDVTDSEWWKDKYNIWSGLIGGFFLALSYFGTDQSQVGRYLTAKNTRESRTGLLMNGLVKVPMQFLILLVGSLVFVFYMFFQSPIFFNQKEVDKVLASGYKTEFQALQAKHDSLNKIRQVQTTQLANALNAGNQVGADKLQSNLLQIESETKVVREDALAVMKKANSTADTNDTNYIFLYFVVENLPKGLIGLLIAMIFLAAWGSIAAALNSLASTTVIDLYKRMWVKNQTELHYYKASKWFTFGWGIFAIATAMFASKLGSLIEAVNVLGSLFYGTILGMFLVAFYLKRIGGKAVFWGAIITEIIVIGIYAIDVISFLWLNVIGCVLVLLIAAFIQLFVKKKETKEF; encoded by the coding sequence ATGAGCGCAATAGATTGGATTGTCCTGATTATTACTTTGCTGGCAGTTATCGGTTACGGCCTTTACAAAAGCAAGAGCGAAAAAACCTTGGACGGTTATTTCAAAAGCAGCAATTCCATGAGCTGGATCCTGATTTTGCTTTCCATCATGGGAACACAGGCCAGTGCCATTACTTTTCTTTCAGCACCGGGCCAGGCGTATACCGACGGAATGCGCTTTGTGCAGTACTACTTCGGTTTGCCTTTGGCGATGGTCGTTCTGTGTATCACATTTATCCCGATCTACCACAAGCTCAAAGTCTTTACGGCCTACGAATACCTCGAACAGCGGTTCGATTTGAAAACCCGTTCGCTGGCTTCCATCTTATTCCTGGTCCAGCGCGCACTTTCTACCGGGATCAGCATTTACGCACCTTCCATTATTCTGGCTTCTTTATTGGGCTGGAACATTTATTACACGAATCTCGTCATGGGCGGTTTCCTGATCATATATACCGTAACCGGCGGAACCAAAGCTGTGACCTATACGCAAATGCAGCAATTGATCGTGGTATTTATCGGGATGTTCCTGGCCGGATACCTCGTTGTTCAGATGCTTCCCAAAAACGTAAGCTTTTCGGATGCTTTGCACGTTGCCGGGAAAATGGGAAAACTGAACGTGATCGAAACAAAGATCGATGTAACCGACTCCGAATGGTGGAAAGACAAGTACAATATCTGGAGCGGTCTGATAGGTGGATTCTTCCTGGCTCTCTCCTACTTCGGAACTGACCAGTCGCAGGTGGGGCGCTACTTAACGGCGAAAAACACGAGGGAAAGCCGTACCGGGTTACTCATGAACGGTTTGGTGAAAGTTCCCATGCAGTTCCTGATCTTACTGGTAGGAAGTTTGGTCTTTGTGTTTTACATGTTCTTCCAGTCACCGATCTTCTTCAATCAAAAAGAGGTTGACAAAGTCCTTGCTTCCGGGTACAAAACCGAATTCCAGGCCCTTCAGGCGAAGCACGATTCTCTGAATAAGATCCGTCAGGTGCAAACCACCCAACTCGCAAATGCTTTGAATGCGGGAAACCAAGTCGGAGCGGATAAGCTGCAAAGCAATTTATTACAGATCGAATCGGAGACAAAGGTTGTAAGAGAAGATGCGCTGGCTGTGATGAAAAAAGCAAACAGTACGGCTGACACCAACGATACCAATTACATCTTCCTCTACTTCGTGGTAGAAAACCTTCCAAAAGGATTGATCGGTTTATTGATCGCGATGATTTTCCTGGCCGCCTGGGGAAGTATTGCCGCCGCATTGAATTCACTCGCTTCGACCACTGTTATTGATCTTTACAAACGCATGTGGGTCAAAAACCAAACAGAATTGCATTATTACAAAGCCTCTAAATGGTTTACATTCGGCTGGGGAATTTTTGCCATTGCAACAGCCATGTTTGCCAGTAAACTGGGAAGCCTGATCGAAGCTGTAAATGTATTGGGATCGCTGTTCTACGGAACGATCCTGGGAATGTTCCTGGTAGCTTTCTACCTGAAGCGGATTGGCGGGAAAGCTGTTTTCTGGGGAGCAATCATCACCGAAATCATTGTTATCGGGATCTATGCGATCGATGTAATTTCCTTCCTGTGGCTGAACGTGATAGGCTGCGTGCTGGTTTTACTGATTGCCGCATTCATACAGTTGTTCGTGAAGAAAAAAGAAACCAAGGAATTCTGA
- a CDS encoding DUF4331 family protein: MKNLIKYLFVVLPFGTVFASSHREAPLIANDPLADNTDLYAFKSPNDPNSITIIANYVPLQVPHGGPNYYSFGENIRYEIHIENDGTAGDDITYRFTFSQTNEDPTTFFDIRLGNENHKTTYTMERSINGGPFVAVITGGVVPPPNIGPRSIENNVVGLGDTYQNIMSGAIETTGMNEKVFCGPSDDPFFVDLGGIFDLGDAPRQNGGTPEDGLKCLNVSTIAIQVPVSVLQKNGQPVSAAANILDSDYVIGVWASASRQETRTLNPSTGEFTESGNWIQVSRLGMPLTNEAVIPVGQKDEWNSRTPYNENPVMEDNFCNPELALYMDDDLFGGAVPAFAPLRIQRNSLQSFDFGNTHDGLYPLRATNAGAGTALDTLLFGNYLLRQGKPRSVDILPIFHTGVPNLAPYQLATGKNGNPLAVGKPFINNFLPTFGDMLRLNMAVPATPRNSPDFSSLGLVQAAVLGLTQAPYNTTANLEFIPNMDGFPNGRRLEDDVTRIELQAVGGVVLAAIGLWYDDYTAGGPNPVTPDLLSVLTYSTGVNANDVPFTTGFPYVAAPHRGTDNCLGKPYNYTQPAILPASTTAGLAENSLSAEKYAIKAYPNPFTSSVSFEYNLDADSQVEIRLFTLSGQQVGTVMSNTKQSSGKHTETFNTSGLATGVYYARVNIKGPKGKASKLVKVVKS, translated from the coding sequence ATGAAAAATTTAATTAAATATTTATTTGTGGTGCTTCCGTTTGGAACGGTATTCGCTTCGAGTCACAGAGAAGCACCGCTTATCGCAAATGATCCTTTGGCGGATAATACCGATTTGTATGCTTTTAAAAGCCCGAACGATCCGAATTCCATCACGATCATTGCCAATTATGTTCCTTTGCAGGTTCCGCATGGCGGACCCAACTACTACAGTTTCGGTGAAAATATCCGTTACGAGATCCACATTGAAAATGATGGAACAGCGGGTGACGATATTACTTACCGGTTTACTTTTTCCCAGACAAACGAAGATCCCACAACTTTCTTCGACATCCGTCTTGGGAATGAAAATCACAAAACAACATACACGATGGAACGCAGTATCAATGGCGGACCATTTGTTGCGGTAATCACCGGAGGAGTAGTTCCGCCGCCGAATATCGGGCCACGTTCTATTGAGAACAACGTCGTTGGTTTGGGTGATACGTATCAAAACATCATGTCGGGTGCCATTGAAACTACCGGAATGAACGAAAAAGTGTTCTGCGGGCCTTCAGATGATCCGTTCTTTGTGGATTTGGGTGGAATCTTTGACCTGGGAGACGCTCCGCGTCAAAATGGCGGAACTCCTGAAGATGGTTTAAAGTGTTTGAACGTTAGCACAATTGCTATCCAGGTTCCGGTTTCTGTATTGCAGAAGAACGGACAGCCGGTTAGTGCTGCAGCTAATATCCTGGACAGCGATTATGTGATCGGTGTTTGGGCATCTGCAAGCCGCCAGGAAACACGTACGTTGAATCCTTCTACAGGAGAATTTACAGAATCAGGAAACTGGATTCAGGTTTCCCGTCTCGGAATGCCTTTGACCAATGAAGCTGTGATTCCTGTAGGACAAAAAGACGAGTGGAATTCAAGAACTCCTTACAATGAAAATCCGGTAATGGAAGATAATTTCTGTAACCCGGAACTGGCTTTGTACATGGATGATGATTTATTCGGAGGAGCAGTTCCTGCATTTGCACCGTTGAGAATTCAGCGAAACTCGCTGCAATCTTTCGATTTCGGGAACACCCACGATGGTTTATACCCGTTGCGTGCTACGAACGCCGGAGCTGGAACAGCTTTGGATACCCTGTTGTTCGGAAACTACCTGCTTCGCCAGGGAAAACCACGTTCTGTAGATATCTTACCGATTTTCCACACAGGAGTTCCGAATTTGGCTCCTTATCAGTTGGCAACAGGTAAAAACGGGAACCCGCTTGCTGTTGGAAAGCCATTCATCAATAACTTCCTGCCGACATTCGGTGACATGTTGCGTTTGAATATGGCCGTTCCGGCAACTCCGCGTAATTCACCGGATTTCAGTTCGCTGGGATTAGTTCAGGCTGCAGTTTTGGGATTAACACAAGCTCCTTACAACACAACAGCGAACTTAGAGTTCATCCCGAATATGGACGGTTTCCCGAACGGACGCCGATTGGAAGATGATGTAACGCGCATTGAATTGCAGGCAGTTGGCGGAGTGGTATTGGCCGCTATCGGATTGTGGTACGATGATTACACGGCAGGCGGGCCAAATCCGGTTACCCCGGACTTGTTGAGTGTCTTAACCTATTCAACAGGAGTGAACGCGAACGATGTTCCGTTTACAACAGGATTCCCGTATGTTGCTGCACCTCATCGCGGAACGGATAATTGTTTGGGTAAACCGTATAATTACACGCAACCGGCAATTCTTCCGGCTTCGACTACCGCAGGATTAGCAGAGAATTCGCTGAGTGCGGAAAAGTATGCCATCAAAGCATATCCGAATCCGTTTACCAGTTCCGTGAGTTTTGAATACAATCTGGATGCGGATTCCCAGGTTGAGATTCGTTTGTTTACCTTATCGGGTCAGCAGGTTGGAACAGTCATGTCGAATACCAAGCAATCGTCCGGTAAGCATACTGAAACGTTCAATACTTCAGGCTTGGCGACAGGCGTTTACTATGCACGTGTCAACATTAAAGGTCCGAAAGGAAAAGCAAGTAAACTGGTGAAGGTTGTTAAATCATAA
- a CDS encoding DUF4331 domain-containing protein encodes MKKILFSFFLAGSMASLSYGSSHREAPLIANDPLADNTDVYAFKSPDDPNSITIIANYIPTEFRNGGPNYYSFGENIRYEIHVDNDASTPGDDITYRFTFSKVNQDPTTFFDIRLGQENAKTTYMIEKSTDGGATFTTFMTGLTVPPPNIGERSIGNAPVGLGAANYDALIASSIYATPEGGQVFCGPSDDPFFVDLGGIFDLGDAPRQNNGGVVRDGLAKFNTHSIVMKIPVSVLQKDGLGVSSASNILDPNFVIGVWASASRQTTRTLTAGNQGYTGSWVQVSRLGMPLTNEAVIPVGKKDYWNSLTPYQELAETTLDEYFYNPELALYMDDSLFGGAVPAFAGLRIQRNSLQSFDFGNGQDGLWPLKGSAAVAGTALDDAVFGTLLLPAAGKPRSVDLWPIFHTGVPNMAPYQLATGKNGNPLAAGKPFISNFLPNGGDMLRLNMAVPATPRNSASFSSLGLVQAAVLGLTDPTYNATTAIQFIPNMDGFPNGRRLEDDVTRIELQAVSGVVLAAIGLWYDDYNASSSAQSPVTNLLVNVLNYSTGVEQNDVAFKTSFPYVASPWAGKD; translated from the coding sequence ATGAAAAAAATCTTATTCTCGTTTTTCTTAGCAGGAAGTATGGCTTCGCTAAGTTACGGTTCGAGTCACAGAGAAGCACCTTTGATTGCGAATGACCCATTGGCGGACAATACCGATGTGTATGCATTCAAAAGCCCGGATGATCCGAATTCAATTACTATTATTGCCAACTACATTCCGACCGAATTCCGAAATGGCGGCCCGAACTACTACAGTTTCGGTGAGAACATTCGTTATGAGATCCATGTAGACAATGATGCGTCGACACCAGGAGATGATATTACGTATCGTTTTACCTTCTCCAAAGTGAACCAGGATCCGACGACATTCTTTGACATTCGTTTGGGTCAGGAAAATGCAAAAACCACCTACATGATCGAAAAGAGTACGGATGGCGGAGCAACATTCACCACTTTTATGACCGGTTTGACCGTACCGCCTCCAAATATTGGTGAGCGTTCCATCGGAAATGCACCTGTGGGATTGGGTGCAGCGAACTACGACGCACTTATCGCCAGTTCCATTTACGCAACTCCTGAGGGTGGGCAAGTATTTTGCGGGCCTTCCGACGATCCGTTCTTTGTAGACCTGGGCGGTATTTTTGATTTGGGAGATGCTCCTCGTCAGAACAACGGTGGTGTTGTCCGCGATGGTCTTGCAAAATTCAACACGCATTCCATTGTCATGAAGATCCCGGTATCTGTGCTACAGAAAGACGGTTTGGGAGTTTCATCGGCTTCCAATATTTTGGACCCGAATTTTGTGATCGGTGTTTGGGCTTCTGCAAGCCGCCAAACTACCCGCACATTGACAGCAGGTAACCAGGGATACACAGGAAGCTGGGTTCAGGTTTCCCGTTTGGGAATGCCTTTGACAAATGAGGCTGTGATTCCGGTAGGGAAAAAAGATTACTGGAATTCATTGACTCCATACCAGGAATTGGCGGAGACCACTTTGGATGAGTATTTCTACAACCCGGAGTTGGCCTTGTACATGGATGACAGTTTATTTGGTGGTGCAGTTCCTGCATTTGCCGGGTTACGCATCCAGCGCAATTCCTTGCAGTCGTTTGACTTCGGTAACGGACAGGACGGTTTATGGCCTTTGAAAGGTTCGGCTGCAGTTGCCGGAACGGCATTGGATGATGCAGTGTTCGGAACGTTGTTGTTACCTGCAGCAGGAAAACCACGATCTGTGGATTTATGGCCGATCTTCCACACCGGAGTTCCGAACATGGCTCCTTATCAATTGGCAACAGGAAAAAATGGAAACCCTTTAGCTGCCGGAAAACCGTTCATCAGTAACTTCTTGCCAAATGGAGGTGATATGTTGCGTTTGAATATGGCTGTACCTGCAACTCCGAGAAACAGTGCTTCATTCAGTTCATTGGGATTGGTTCAGGCAGCAGTGCTTGGATTAACAGATCCGACTTACAATGCTACAACTGCTATTCAATTCATCCCGAATATGGATGGATTCCCGAATGGACGTCGTTTGGAGGATGATGTTACACGCATTGAATTGCAAGCGGTAAGTGGAGTGGTACTGGCTGCAATCGGATTGTGGTATGACGATTACAATGCTTCGTCATCAGCGCAGTCTCCGGTTACGAATTTATTGGTGAATGTCCTGAACTATTCCACCGGAGTAGAGCAAAATGATGTGGCATTTAAAACTTCATTCCCTTATGTAGCTTCTCCATGGGCCGGGAAAGACTAA
- a CDS encoding DUF2911 domain-containing protein, whose protein sequence is MKMTITNKAVLFLAFGMLSLGVAAQKITVPAPSPLQTLTQKFGLGEVTIEYSRPAVKGRTIFGDVVPYGKIWRTGANATTKITFTDEVKLEGNTVKPGTYGLYTIPNKDSWEVMLYKDLTLNGNVGDYKTENEILRFKVKSMKIPMKMESLMINIGDISATEAKLTLLWENTVVAIKMTTDIDARVMESIDASMKSEKPEYFRAASYYFDNGKDLKQALTWATKATEENPTAFYMFNLKARIEYKLGDKAAGKADAEKSIALAKEAKNDDYVALGEKLLAENK, encoded by the coding sequence ATGAAAATGACGATTACAAACAAGGCGGTATTATTCCTGGCATTCGGAATGCTTTCTTTGGGAGTTGCTGCACAAAAGATTACCGTACCGGCACCAAGTCCATTACAAACACTTACACAAAAATTCGGTTTGGGAGAGGTAACCATTGAGTATTCCCGCCCGGCAGTAAAAGGCCGTACAATCTTCGGAGATGTGGTTCCTTACGGAAAGATCTGGAGAACAGGTGCGAACGCAACAACCAAAATTACATTCACCGATGAGGTGAAACTGGAAGGAAATACAGTGAAACCGGGAACTTACGGTTTATACACCATTCCAAACAAAGACAGCTGGGAAGTGATGTTGTACAAAGATCTGACCCTGAACGGAAACGTGGGAGATTATAAAACAGAGAACGAAATATTGCGTTTCAAAGTGAAATCGATGAAAATCCCGATGAAAATGGAATCCTTGATGATCAATATCGGGGATATTTCCGCAACAGAGGCGAAATTGACTTTGCTTTGGGAAAACACGGTAGTTGCCATTAAAATGACAACAGATATCGATGCACGCGTTATGGAGAGTATTGACGCATCCATGAAGTCTGAAAAACCGGAATACTTCCGCGCAGCAAGCTATTACTTCGATAACGGAAAGGATTTGAAACAAGCGCTGACATGGGCTACAAAAGCAACAGAAGAGAATCCAACAGCATTTTACATGTTCAACCTGAAAGCTCGTATCGAATATAAATTGGGTGACAAAGCAGCAGGAAAAGCAGATGCTGAGAAATCAATCGCTTTGGCAAAAGAAGCTAAGAACGATGATTATGTAGCTTTGGGCGAGAAATTGTTGGCGGAAAACAAGTAA
- a CDS encoding TonB-dependent receptor plug domain-containing protein, which yields MKNHYLFLSERKWLVLLVSILFSFSGFSHGINGIVIDQESQGIQHAKVTLIGSAKYSMTNGLGEFVLTDVHLGDSILIESQGYQKRTFLIDNESYFEKNVLFQLFENSTELSEVKVTGNRTTLTQSANINLTLQPVRSSQELLTLVPGLFVAQHAGGGKAEQLFLRGFDIDHGTDVAFSLDGMPVNMVSHAHGQGYADFHFVMPEVIDKINFEKGPYDVTKGDLATAGSVDFQTKEQLTKSFVSGEYGMFNHKKITAGVKVLENQRNNAYLAADYFQTDNYFESPQDFKRINFYGKYTGVISPNFKITVSASTFQSSWNASGQIPERAVANGMISRFGAIDNTEGGNTSRTNIQLGVIQKINASSSLKSDFFVSMYDFSLFSNFTFFLEDSINGDQIHQYESRKIYGGKTEYKKTISWKENTTFSFTGGGGFRYDDINNIGLAQTTGRTQLRNQIQLGDINETNLFGYVSGKLEVNRIVLSAALRADNVTFYYNDLKDTVYQPKSLSQAVLLPKLSLLYNATDNVQLYLKSGIGYHSNDARVLLSSDNLKKKALPLALGTDLGTTWKITKNLLFNGALWYLLSEQEFVYVGDAGVVEPSGRSQRLGFDAGLTFQPTKWLFLYSNLNYSHARSVAEPKGQNYIPLAPVFTSDGKMQLNFKKGIFATLSYRYMGDRAANEDRSVLAKGYFVNDFTLGYQHKSFVITGIVNNLFNVDWNETQFLTESRLKDESQPVSEIHFTPGTPFSCRLQVKFMF from the coding sequence ATGAAAAATCACTATTTGTTCCTTTCGGAAAGGAAATGGCTCGTCTTGCTTGTGAGTATTTTGTTTTCTTTTTCAGGCTTCTCTCATGGAATCAATGGAATCGTTATTGACCAGGAGTCGCAGGGGATTCAACATGCAAAAGTAACGCTGATCGGTTCTGCGAAATACAGTATGACCAATGGATTGGGAGAATTTGTATTGACAGATGTGCATTTGGGAGATTCCATTCTGATCGAAAGCCAGGGATATCAAAAGCGTACTTTTTTGATCGATAACGAAAGTTATTTTGAGAAAAATGTTTTGTTCCAGCTGTTTGAAAATTCAACGGAATTGAGTGAAGTGAAAGTTACCGGGAACAGAACAACATTGACACAAAGCGCCAATATTAACCTGACTTTGCAACCGGTTCGTTCGTCACAGGAATTGCTGACTTTGGTACCTGGTTTATTTGTTGCACAACATGCCGGAGGGGGAAAGGCCGAACAATTGTTTCTGCGCGGTTTTGATATTGATCACGGAACAGATGTTGCGTTTTCTTTGGACGGAATGCCGGTAAATATGGTTTCGCATGCACACGGCCAGGGATATGCGGATTTTCATTTCGTGATGCCGGAAGTGATTGATAAAATTAATTTTGAAAAAGGGCCTTATGATGTGACAAAAGGTGATCTGGCAACAGCCGGTTCTGTGGATTTTCAAACCAAAGAACAGCTGACCAAAAGCTTTGTTTCAGGAGAATACGGAATGTTCAATCATAAAAAGATCACTGCAGGAGTGAAGGTGCTGGAGAATCAACGGAACAATGCCTATCTCGCAGCCGATTATTTCCAGACAGACAATTATTTCGAATCGCCGCAGGATTTCAAACGGATTAATTTCTACGGAAAATATACCGGTGTTATTTCTCCCAACTTCAAGATCACGGTTTCCGCATCCACTTTTCAAAGCAGCTGGAATGCGTCCGGGCAAATTCCCGAAAGAGCAGTCGCTAATGGTATGATTTCAAGGTTCGGAGCAATTGATAATACAGAAGGTGGAAATACGTCACGAACCAATATCCAGTTGGGAGTCATTCAAAAGATCAACGCTTCATCCTCTCTGAAAAGCGACTTTTTTGTTTCCATGTACGATTTTTCGCTCTTCTCTAATTTCACCTTCTTCCTGGAAGATTCTATCAATGGAGATCAAATTCACCAATACGAAAGCCGGAAAATCTACGGTGGAAAAACGGAATACAAAAAGACCATTTCATGGAAAGAGAACACCACTTTCAGTTTTACAGGTGGAGGTGGTTTCCGGTATGACGACATCAACAATATTGGATTGGCGCAAACAACCGGTCGAACACAACTACGCAATCAGATCCAGTTGGGAGATATCAACGAAACAAATTTGTTCGGATATGTTTCGGGGAAACTGGAAGTCAACCGGATAGTTCTGAGTGCAGCGCTTCGGGCAGATAATGTTACCTTCTATTACAACGATTTAAAAGACACCGTTTATCAGCCAAAAAGCCTGTCGCAGGCCGTTCTGTTACCTAAGTTATCCCTTCTTTATAACGCAACAGATAACGTACAGCTTTATTTGAAATCAGGAATCGGTTATCATTCCAATGATGCGCGCGTCTTACTTTCCTCAGATAATTTGAAGAAGAAAGCTTTGCCGTTGGCATTGGGTACGGATTTGGGAACTACCTGGAAAATCACCAAAAACCTGTTGTTCAACGGTGCCTTGTGGTATTTGCTTTCCGAGCAGGAGTTTGTGTATGTAGGAGATGCCGGAGTGGTAGAACCAAGTGGTCGCTCACAACGTTTAGGTTTTGACGCCGGATTGACTTTCCAGCCTACGAAATGGTTGTTCCTGTATTCCAATTTGAATTATTCACACGCGCGTTCGGTCGCTGAACCCAAAGGACAAAATTACATCCCTTTAGCTCCTGTTTTCACTTCCGACGGAAAGATGCAGTTGAATTTCAAAAAAGGAATTTTTGCTACGCTATCTTACCGGTATATGGGCGACAGAGCCGCCAATGAAGACCGGAGCGTTTTGGCAAAAGGCTATTTTGTGAACGATTTTACACTGGGATACCAGCATAAATCATTTGTGATAACCGGAATTGTCAACAACCTGTTTAATGTAGACTGGAATGAGACACAGTTTTTGACCGAATCGCGTCTCAAAGACGAATCTCAGCCGGTATCTGAAATTCACTTTACCCCGGGAACACCATTTTCGTGCAGGTTGCAGGTAAAATTTATGTTTTGA
- a CDS encoding C2 family cysteine protease, whose protein sequence is MYSKAERKKNTTTNNAPSRKQTGKKGTLQFNDNREVSRQVAQLTGLQDSSGNRSHLKQEDQNSLPGLKSFQSQENTAGVLQRKPVDFVNHPIHDIEAKTGLFRTSHWKALQVLVEEYAQLDEKSIKERRAKLREIGVMAERWMVARKLRDGGQVGDLDEEETEKYHALMALLDEVKNEYTNDQDPDMLSSPGTLNVPVPQPNEVYADPEPTSVRKEKDGRRRGYLKGDAQLIDVNGAPIGEVIPCETVCRVEKQEELPKNVESPSKYCWIRPAPVQDNEWGEQLDFTPGYVLIKNVVTTALEKKNPDLVYENRTDPEIFPLFQGPPSVEDVEQVSLGDCYLLAAVLSIVRKDPAFFPSIMMDHGNGIVTVRLYDVTENPDKSLVFNEKYIHVNKSVVVNKKQKTRVDEGYNKGALWVQMLEKAYAAGGFIGTTSEKIPSKKNSWSQIASGFAKHALEIITGEEATEYPISDNNLGTMEEGKTWVSMSQKFKKMTQKKGLLDNENYFQRIYMDGELSDFEEALIQLHETRDQVRKEEVMNLLPVHIPDTKLRKRVAEFLDDKKFYPGKRGTGTYSDYQLTLFDEIAEAINDGKKVVLGSKDSMKRRGGNNSGSSGGEHVYRGLAGPHGYEVVDCEPRIFDKDNVDNTKLLWVKLRNPWGKTGRKYKDGSFGVEQPGGMERVPLGGLKTSEEPTEDAEFWLLIEDLTKRFNRLTTQ, encoded by the coding sequence ATGTACTCGAAAGCTGAACGAAAAAAAAACACGACTACAAACAATGCTCCCTCCCGGAAACAAACGGGAAAGAAAGGAACACTTCAATTTAATGATAACCGGGAAGTATCCAGGCAGGTTGCTCAATTGACGGGTTTGCAGGACAGCTCAGGGAATAGGAGTCATTTGAAACAAGAAGATCAGAACAGTCTTCCGGGGCTGAAATCATTCCAATCACAGGAGAATACCGCGGGAGTGTTGCAACGGAAACCGGTAGATTTTGTAAATCACCCGATCCATGATATTGAAGCCAAAACCGGTCTTTTTAGAACTTCTCATTGGAAAGCGCTGCAGGTCCTGGTAGAAGAATATGCCCAATTGGATGAAAAGTCCATCAAGGAACGAAGAGCGAAATTGCGTGAGATCGGTGTGATGGCAGAAAGATGGATGGTTGCAAGAAAATTAAGGGATGGAGGACAGGTAGGTGATCTGGATGAAGAGGAAACTGAAAAGTACCACGCACTGATGGCTTTGCTGGATGAAGTGAAAAATGAGTATACAAATGATCAGGACCCGGATATGCTTTCTTCCCCGGGAACGCTCAACGTGCCTGTTCCTCAACCGAATGAAGTGTATGCCGATCCTGAACCGACATCTGTCAGAAAAGAAAAGGACGGACGTAGACGCGGGTATCTGAAAGGTGATGCGCAGCTTATCGATGTGAACGGCGCCCCGATAGGCGAAGTCATTCCCTGTGAAACAGTGTGCAGGGTAGAAAAGCAGGAAGAGTTACCGAAGAATGTAGAGTCCCCTTCAAAATATTGCTGGATCCGACCTGCCCCTGTGCAGGATAATGAATGGGGAGAACAGCTTGATTTTACTCCGGGATATGTTCTGATCAAGAATGTTGTTACTACAGCCCTGGAAAAGAAGAATCCGGATTTGGTTTACGAGAACAGGACAGATCCTGAAATTTTCCCGCTTTTCCAGGGACCGCCAAGTGTAGAAGACGTGGAACAGGTTAGCCTGGGTGATTGTTACCTGTTGGCAGCAGTGTTGTCTATTGTACGGAAAGATCCGGCTTTCTTTCCATCTATTATGATGGATCACGGAAACGGAATCGTGACGGTTCGGCTGTATGATGTGACGGAAAACCCCGATAAATCCCTGGTATTTAATGAAAAATATATCCATGTGAATAAATCGGTGGTAGTGAACAAAAAACAAAAGACCCGGGTGGATGAAGGATACAACAAAGGAGCTTTGTGGGTACAAATGCTGGAAAAAGCATACGCTGCCGGAGGATTTATTGGAACAACCTCAGAGAAAATACCTTCAAAGAAGAATTCCTGGTCACAAATAGCCAGCGGATTCGCCAAGCATGCCCTGGAGATTATAACAGGGGAAGAAGCAACTGAATATCCGATTAGTGACAATAACCTGGGAACGATGGAAGAGGGGAAAACATGGGTTAGTATGTCTCAGAAATTCAAGAAGATGACGCAGAAAAAGGGGCTGCTGGACAACGAAAATTATTTTCAGCGGATCTATATGGACGGGGAACTGAGTGATTTTGAAGAAGCATTGATACAGTTGCACGAAACCCGCGATCAGGTTAGAAAAGAGGAAGTTATGAACCTGCTTCCGGTACATATTCCGGATACAAAGCTCCGGAAACGGGTGGCTGAGTTCCTAGATGATAAAAAGTTCTATCCGGGTAAACGCGGTACCGGTACCTATTCCGACTACCAGCTTACATTGTTCGATGAAATTGCAGAAGCAATAAATGACGGCAAAAAAGTGGTTTTGGGATCAAAAGACTCCATGAAACGAAGAGGTGGAAACAATTCCGGGTCGAGTGGCGGTGAGCATGTGTATAGAGGATTGGCTGGTCCTCATGGCTATGAGGTGGTTGATTGCGAACCTCGTATTTTTGATAAGGATAATGTGGACAATACGAAACTGTTATGGGTGAAATTGCGAAATCCGTGGGGGAAAACAGGCCGAAAGTACAAGGATGGATCGTTTGGAGTTGAACAGCCCGGAGGAATGGAGCGTGTTCCGTTAGGAGGACTGAAAACGAGTGAAGAACCAACTGAAGATGCGGAATTTTGGTTACTGATAGAAGATCTCACCAAGCGTTTTAACCGTTTGACTACGCAGTAA